In Chitinophaga sp. HK235, a single window of DNA contains:
- a CDS encoding FdtA/QdtA family cupin domain-containing protein, with protein sequence MAHIINLTTHSDKRGNLTVIEKQIPFDIKRIFYIYGVDDSVRGGHRHHKTIQAAICVHGSCIVSNNNGKGEQTDFVMDHPNKCLILEPEDWHTMHHFTPDAVLLVMASTPFEAADYIYEPYDN encoded by the coding sequence ATGGCACATATCATTAACCTGACAACACACAGTGATAAAAGGGGAAACCTGACCGTCATAGAAAAACAGATCCCTTTCGATATCAAACGGATCTTTTATATCTATGGCGTAGATGATTCCGTGAGAGGTGGACACCGTCATCATAAAACCATACAGGCCGCTATCTGCGTGCATGGAAGCTGTATTGTGTCCAACAATAATGGGAAAGGGGAACAGACCGATTTTGTGATGGACCATCCCAACAAATGCCTGATCCTGGAGCCGGAAGACTGGCATACCATGCATCATTTCACTCCCGACGCCGTATTGCTGGTAATGGCTTCCACACCATTTGAGGCGGCAGATTATATTTACGAACCTTATGACAACTGA
- a CDS encoding sugar transferase, translating to MSTLAPIIFFAYKRPDHARKVLESLAQNPEAAQSELYVFADGPKANASEDALLQIAATREVIRSRNWCGKVHIAERVQNYGLAQSVITGVTEVIAKHGKAIVVEDDLVLSPYFLQYMNQALDMYEEEPQVASIHGYVYPLLETVPETFFIRGADCWGWGTWARAWKQFEPDGQKLYDALRLKGEGSTFDFNNTYNYMKMLRKQINGQNDSWAIRWYASAFLKNMLTLYPSRSLVQNIGTDDSGTHMDQADTPSFEVALSPTPIRLQKLPITASVQGTAAFETYFRSIKPGIFQRIKKILKRK from the coding sequence ATGTCGACACTAGCACCGATCATATTTTTTGCCTATAAGCGACCCGACCATGCCCGTAAGGTGCTGGAAAGCCTGGCACAGAACCCCGAAGCAGCACAGAGTGAGCTGTATGTTTTTGCCGACGGGCCCAAAGCAAACGCCAGCGAGGACGCATTATTACAGATCGCAGCCACCCGGGAGGTGATCCGCAGCCGCAACTGGTGTGGTAAAGTGCATATTGCTGAAAGAGTCCAGAACTATGGACTGGCCCAGTCTGTGATTACCGGAGTGACGGAAGTTATTGCTAAACATGGTAAAGCGATTGTGGTAGAAGATGACCTGGTACTGTCACCTTATTTTCTCCAGTACATGAACCAGGCGCTGGATATGTATGAAGAAGAGCCACAGGTGGCATCTATACATGGATATGTTTACCCTTTGCTGGAAACTGTGCCGGAGACATTTTTTATTCGGGGAGCTGACTGCTGGGGCTGGGGGACCTGGGCCCGCGCCTGGAAACAGTTTGAGCCCGACGGGCAGAAGCTTTACGACGCCCTGCGCCTGAAAGGAGAGGGCAGTACCTTTGATTTTAACAATACTTATAATTACATGAAAATGCTGCGTAAGCAGATCAACGGGCAGAACGATTCATGGGCTATCCGCTGGTACGCTTCCGCATTTCTGAAAAATATGCTAACGTTGTACCCGTCGCGCTCACTGGTGCAGAATATTGGTACGGATGATTCAGGCACGCATATGGACCAGGCAGACACGCCCAGCTTTGAAGTGGCATTGTCGCCTACACCCATCAGGCTGCAGAAACTGCCGATAACAGCCAGTGTGCAGGGAACAGCTGCATTTGAGACATATTTCAGATCTATAAAACCTGGTATATTTCAACGGATTAAGAAGATCTTGAAGCGGAAGTAA
- a CDS encoding class I SAM-dependent methyltransferase gives MLIDFLIRNYIVFANRRLRVEPYPLTFWWQKRERLKRYSGKQNILTPSYRSLKTPGETIPVPELKGLYDGVTLGFWTLDAASMTLLWERLVKEKPRVIAECGCGVSTIMFAKYFSLHRPDGVLLSFEQDEKEKQRLDNRLKELGLEKGVHIYYVPVSDPDKGYDFHLKGGPSALPGIEPFDWLVVDGPNGSDNSRYTTVPALQELAKPGAVFFLDDSFRDGEFRILENWSKLPGVTVEGIYPIGKGLATGKFK, from the coding sequence ATGCTGATAGACTTCCTGATCCGTAATTATATCGTTTTTGCAAACCGCAGGCTGCGGGTGGAACCTTATCCGCTCACCTTCTGGTGGCAGAAACGGGAGCGGCTGAAACGGTATTCCGGTAAACAGAATATTCTGACGCCCTCTTACCGGTCGTTGAAAACGCCGGGGGAGACTATTCCGGTACCGGAATTAAAAGGGCTGTACGATGGCGTTACGCTGGGCTTCTGGACTTTGGATGCTGCCTCCATGACGCTGCTGTGGGAACGGCTGGTAAAAGAAAAGCCGCGTGTGATTGCTGAATGTGGCTGCGGTGTGAGCACCATCATGTTTGCCAAATATTTCTCCCTGCACCGTCCGGATGGTGTTTTATTGTCTTTTGAGCAGGATGAGAAAGAAAAACAACGGCTGGATAACCGATTGAAAGAGCTGGGCCTCGAAAAAGGCGTTCATATATATTACGTCCCTGTGAGTGATCCGGACAAAGGTTATGATTTCCACCTGAAAGGTGGACCTTCGGCTTTGCCAGGTATAGAACCGTTTGACTGGCTGGTGGTAGATGGCCCCAATGGGTCCGACAACAGCCGTTATACCACGGTGCCTGCTTTACAGGAGCTCGCCAAACCCGGCGCAGTATTCTTCCTCGATGATTCGTTCCGGGACGGAGAATTCCGGATTCTGGAAAACTGGAGTAAATTGCCCGGCGTAACGGTAGAAGGTATTTATCCAATAGGTAAAGGACTGGCTACCGGTAAATTTAAATAA
- a CDS encoding DegT/DnrJ/EryC1/StrS aminotransferase family protein: protein MTTEAMIEYENLGLLNKPFFEEFRVAFNETLESGWYILGNKVKEFETAYAQYHGMKHCLGLANGLDALTLSLRAFDFAPGDEVIVPSNTYIATILSIAQCGLKPVLVEPDIHTYNIDPEKIPAAITSRTRAIMVVHLYGKSCEMDKIMAIKEKHNLVLIEDCAQSHAASFKGQLTGTFGEYGAFSFYPTKNLGALGDAGAVLCNDDQLATAMRRLRNYGSDVKYYNEVVGVNSRLDEVQAAFLLVKFKYLAEITEHKRKLAEVYHQGLKNDFIKPVVHPDYFDVYHIYNIRHERRDELKQFLLDNGVKTDIHYPLPPHQQKAMQGIIEGSFPISEEIHRTTLSLPCSYYHTTADIEKVVEVINKF, encoded by the coding sequence ATGACAACTGAGGCTATGATAGAATATGAGAACCTTGGCTTACTCAACAAGCCATTTTTTGAAGAATTCAGGGTTGCTTTCAATGAAACACTGGAAAGCGGCTGGTATATACTGGGCAACAAAGTAAAGGAATTTGAAACAGCCTATGCACAGTATCATGGCATGAAACATTGCCTCGGGCTCGCCAACGGCCTGGACGCTCTGACACTGAGTCTGCGTGCCTTCGACTTCGCGCCTGGCGACGAAGTGATCGTACCCTCCAATACATACATCGCCACCATCCTGTCTATCGCACAGTGTGGGCTGAAACCGGTACTGGTAGAACCCGATATTCATACTTACAATATTGACCCGGAAAAAATTCCGGCAGCGATTACTTCCCGTACCAGGGCCATTATGGTGGTACACCTGTACGGAAAAAGCTGCGAGATGGACAAAATAATGGCCATCAAGGAAAAACATAATCTGGTATTGATAGAAGACTGTGCACAGTCACATGCCGCCTCTTTTAAAGGGCAGCTGACCGGTACCTTCGGAGAATATGGTGCCTTTAGTTTTTATCCTACCAAAAACCTGGGTGCACTCGGCGATGCCGGCGCAGTGCTCTGTAACGACGACCAGCTGGCTACCGCTATGCGTCGCTTACGCAACTACGGTTCTGATGTAAAGTACTACAACGAAGTGGTAGGCGTAAACTCCCGCCTCGATGAAGTACAGGCTGCATTTCTGCTGGTGAAATTTAAATACCTGGCTGAAATCACCGAACATAAAAGGAAACTGGCAGAGGTTTATCATCAGGGACTGAAAAACGATTTCATCAAACCGGTGGTACACCCTGATTATTTTGATGTATACCATATCTACAATATCCGTCACGAGCGCCGGGATGAACTGAAGCAGTTCCTGCTGGACAACGGTGTTAAAACCGATATTCATTACCCGCTGCCGCCTCATCAACAGAAAGCGATGCAGGGTATCATAGAAGGTTCCTTCCCGATCTCAGAAGAAATACACCGGACCACCCTGAGTCTTCCTTGTTCTTACTACCATACAACAGCAGACATTGAGAAGGTGGTGGAAGTGATCAACAAGTTTTAA
- a CDS encoding glycosyltransferase family 2 protein codes for MTDKRSSPPVVTIITVCYNAARFIESTIQSVLAQTYPHIEYIIIDGASKDNTLEVVAPYRSRIAKVVSEKDNGLYDAMNKGMQLATGEYLLFLNADDTLADNTVIERMLQTCPDADVYYGEAMFIDEKGVELGLRSEQTPHQVPAQLTWKSLKHGMVVSHQAYIIRRHLSPLYDLQYKVCADIDWMIRTLKASHHICNTHVVVSRFRVGGTSKQRQQLAWKERYKILSRYYGHIPNFTHHLFIGLRYIFSKKY; via the coding sequence GTGACGGATAAACGTTCATCACCACCGGTTGTCACTATTATAACAGTTTGTTATAATGCCGCCAGGTTTATTGAAAGCACCATACAGAGTGTGCTGGCGCAAACCTATCCTCATATAGAATATATCATTATCGACGGAGCCTCCAAAGATAATACGCTGGAGGTAGTGGCGCCTTACCGTTCCCGTATTGCGAAAGTGGTGTCTGAAAAGGACAATGGGTTGTATGATGCCATGAACAAAGGTATGCAGCTGGCCACCGGCGAGTACCTGCTGTTCCTGAATGCAGATGATACCCTGGCAGATAATACCGTCATTGAACGGATGCTGCAGACCTGTCCGGATGCCGACGTGTATTACGGAGAGGCGATGTTTATCGATGAGAAAGGCGTCGAACTAGGACTGCGGTCTGAACAAACACCGCATCAGGTGCCTGCACAGCTTACCTGGAAAAGCCTGAAACATGGCATGGTAGTATCTCATCAGGCATATATCATCCGCAGGCACTTAAGTCCGTTGTATGATCTGCAGTATAAAGTATGCGCAGATATCGACTGGATGATCCGCACACTCAAGGCTTCGCATCATATCTGCAATACCCATGTGGTGGTGTCCAGATTCAGAGTAGGGGGGACGTCCAAACAGCGGCAACAGCTGGCCTGGAAGGAACGATATAAGATCCTGAGCCGCTATTATGGACATATCCCTAATTTCACGCACCACCTGTTTATTGGGCTGCGGTATATCTTCTCCAAGAAATATTAA
- a CDS encoding methionine biosynthesis protein MetW, translating to MRNDNRNYDYSQLPSEKRGEYEKVTDLLSPGNTVLDLACGNGRLMEMMIEEKQCDCKGIEISLSGVEICQQKGLQVIRGRIDETLPYADNEFDVAVCNVTIQMVMYPETLLSEMKRVSRRQIISFPNFAYFRNRIDMLINGRMPKKMLFGYQWYNTGHIHQLSLRDFEELLENVGGLRIARKRYVPIGFKIIDSLGNVFPGWFRKTIIIETVKD from the coding sequence ATGCGTAATGATAACAGGAATTACGACTATAGTCAGCTTCCTTCTGAAAAAAGAGGGGAATATGAAAAAGTGACCGATTTACTGAGTCCGGGCAATACCGTGCTGGACCTGGCCTGCGGCAATGGGCGATTGATGGAGATGATGATTGAAGAAAAACAGTGTGATTGCAAGGGGATTGAAATTTCCCTCTCCGGAGTGGAAATATGCCAGCAGAAAGGATTACAGGTAATCAGAGGTCGGATTGATGAAACGTTGCCTTATGCCGACAACGAGTTCGACGTGGCGGTATGCAATGTGACCATCCAAATGGTGATGTACCCGGAAACGCTGTTATCGGAAATGAAGCGGGTATCCCGTCGTCAGATCATCTCATTTCCTAACTTTGCGTATTTCCGGAACCGTATAGACATGCTGATTAACGGCCGTATGCCTAAAAAGATGCTGTTTGGCTACCAATGGTACAATACAGGGCATATACACCAGCTTTCCCTGCGTGACTTTGAAGAGTTGCTGGAAAATGTGGGCGGTCTGCGTATTGCAAGGAAAAGATATGTGCCTATTGGCTTTAAAATAATTGATAGTTTGGGTAATGTGTTTCCCGGATGGTTCCGCAAAACCATTATCATCGAAACGGTGAAAGATTAA
- a CDS encoding lipopolysaccharide biosynthesis protein, producing the protein MGIIRKQSLYSSISIYIGFAFGAMNLMLLMPKIFTQEQIGLTRVLIDVCTLLATAASLGAVPVINKFFPFYHDYLKPEKNDLPKLTLVVSLIGYALFVLFSFVSKDLIVRKFSGNSPLFIQYFYAIYPLTFFILVFNMLEGFAWGLHKTIASNFLKEGGIRIASTIILLVFAFTHISFTQYINFFSVPYAFSAVALLVILWRTGQLKIGVQGVSNVTRRLGKRMFTFSSYVFSSSVFTLLRKTNDLLIISSYQGLNFAGLFSYATFVISFMEVPQRSMYSITTPILASAWKNKDMAKIQELYTKSSITLTIAGVAVFGAIYLSRHNLVLYLGPGWELISEIVFLLGLAKMIDLVTGINNQIIQTSNYWRFDFVSNITLVIISIILNIFMIKKFKTVGAAYADFITVALFNLIRYMFIWIKFGMQPLSLKTLYALLLGVGGVLLVKQLPFVFNMYLDTIVRTVLFIALFGTTVIVTRLSEDVNNIWEMARKKIGL; encoded by the coding sequence ATGGGGATCATCCGAAAACAAAGTCTTTATTCATCAATTTCCATCTACATAGGGTTTGCCTTCGGTGCTATGAACCTGATGTTGTTAATGCCGAAGATCTTCACCCAGGAGCAAATCGGATTAACCCGTGTACTGATAGATGTTTGTACCCTGCTGGCCACCGCAGCCTCTCTGGGCGCCGTGCCGGTGATCAACAAATTCTTCCCTTTTTATCATGACTACCTGAAGCCGGAAAAGAATGACCTGCCCAAACTCACACTGGTCGTGTCATTGATCGGATATGCGTTGTTTGTACTGTTTTCCTTTGTCTCTAAAGACCTGATCGTCCGTAAGTTCAGTGGCAATTCACCGTTGTTTATTCAATACTTTTATGCGATCTACCCGCTTACCTTTTTTATTCTGGTTTTTAACATGCTGGAAGGGTTTGCCTGGGGTCTGCATAAAACGATAGCATCCAACTTTCTGAAAGAAGGCGGAATCCGCATCGCTTCCACCATTATCCTGCTGGTGTTTGCCTTTACTCATATCAGTTTTACCCAGTATATTAATTTCTTTAGCGTGCCCTATGCCTTCAGTGCCGTCGCATTATTGGTCATACTCTGGCGTACGGGGCAACTGAAAATCGGAGTACAGGGCGTCAGTAATGTAACCCGACGGCTGGGCAAACGGATGTTTACCTTTAGCAGTTATGTGTTTTCTTCCAGCGTTTTTACGCTGTTACGGAAAACCAACGACCTGTTGATCATCAGTAGTTATCAGGGACTGAATTTTGCCGGGCTGTTCTCTTATGCCACTTTTGTCATCAGCTTTATGGAAGTACCACAGCGCAGCATGTATTCCATCACTACTCCTATCCTGGCCTCTGCCTGGAAAAACAAGGACATGGCCAAAATCCAGGAGCTGTACACCAAAAGCTCCATCACGCTGACTATCGCCGGGGTTGCTGTTTTTGGTGCTATCTATCTATCGCGGCACAACCTGGTATTGTATCTCGGCCCTGGCTGGGAGCTTATTTCGGAGATTGTGTTCTTACTGGGCCTGGCCAAAATGATCGACCTTGTGACCGGTATCAATAATCAGATCATTCAAACCTCCAACTACTGGCGCTTTGATTTTGTCAGCAACATCACGCTGGTGATCATATCCATTATTCTCAACATTTTCATGATAAAAAAATTCAAGACTGTTGGAGCAGCCTATGCAGACTTCATTACAGTAGCCCTTTTTAATCTTATCCGCTATATGTTTATCTGGATCAAATTCGGCATGCAGCCACTGAGCCTGAAAACACTATATGCGCTGCTGTTGGGCGTTGGTGGTGTGCTGCTGGTCAAACAGCTGCCCTTTGTATTTAATATGTACCTCGACACCATTGTGCGGACAGTGCTGTTCATTGCATTGTTTGGCACTACCGTGATAGTGACACGGCTTTCCGAAGATGTAAATAATATATGGGAGATGGCAAGAAAGAAGATAGGCCTGTAA